A window of Juglans regia cultivar Chandler chromosome 7, Walnut 2.0, whole genome shotgun sequence contains these coding sequences:
- the LOC109006405 gene encoding pentatricopeptide repeat-containing protein At3g61520, mitochondrial-like, translating to MSVPLSSSKQSTVFLLHLCLLKPQTPAIPYYPLHRHLSTEPIPPPQDEDSLINEAVQLFQALEDGHSSSTQLHQLLFSSSSPSSPAIFRQITLRLASSSQAIEFFDYIRSNSPSQELTSLSFTFQAIFELASREPHPQNKLLELYRTSKERNIPLTVNGARLLVRCLGRAERVDEALAVVDELDPSLKDTHLYNVVLDVLCRSGRIVKALKMLDEMLQTRADCPPNYITGAVVFPALSRREWFGRSISDEEIVGLVSKLGAHGVFPDSFKLTQLITKLCWNKKIGRAWDVLHDVMKAGGTLEVASCNALLTGLGRDGDFERMNTLMTEMKEMDIQPTVVTFGILINRMCKSRRVDEALEAFEKMKGVSDGLSVESNVITYNTLIDGLCKVGRQEEGLTLMDQMRSESKCMPDTVTYNCLIDGFCKAGKIQRAQELFDRMNKERVFPNVITLNTLVDGMCRHGRVNSAVQFFDEMRRAGLEGNAVTFSTLMNAFCNVDNIDKAMELFNQMSKDGCSPDAIVYYTLISGLSRAGRMDDASSVISMLKEAGFCLNIVCYNVLIGGFCRTNKLDKAYEMLKEMEQAGVKSNIVTYTTLITYLSKTGNFATTHGVMRKMIKQGLVPTVFIFGALIHAYCLNGKIEEAMKIFRDMSSSSKVPPNNVIYNILINSLCKKNEVELALSLMDEMKVKGVRPDVITYNAMFKGLREKNFLEKAFDLMDRMVEQACNPDYITLEVLTEWLPAVGETGKLKKFIQGYEISVSAA from the coding sequence ATGAGCGTACCACTTTCTTCATCCAAACAATCCACAGTCTTCCTCCTCCACCTGTGTCTGCTCAAACCCCAAACACCCGCAATCCCTTACTATCCCCTCCACCGCCATCTCTCCACCGAACCCATTCCACCACCACAAGACGAGGACTCGTTGATAAACGAAGCAGTCCAACTCTTCCAAGCCTTAGAAGATGGGCACTCCAGCTCTACCCAACTTCACCAGCtcctcttttcctcttcttctccttcctctcctGCTATTTTTCGCCAAATCACTCTTCGATTGGCCTCTTCTTCCCAAGCCATCGAGTTCTTCGACTACATCCGATCAAATTCGCCTTCACAAGAGTTAACATCATTGTCCTTCACGTTCCAGGCCATCTTCGAGCTCGCTAGCCGCGAACCTCATCCGCAGAACAAGCTGTTAGAGCTTTATAGAACGTCCAAAGAGCGGAATATCCCGCTTACAGTTAATGGCGCAAGACTTCTTGTTCGTTGCTTGGGAAGGGCCGAAAGGGTGGACGAGGCGCTGGCTGTAGTTGACGAGCTAGACCCTTCACTCAAAGACACGCACCTTTACAATGTGGTGCTTGATGTGCTTTGCCGATCAGGGCGCATCGTCAAGGCGCTTAAGATGCTTGATGAAATGCTTCAAACACGTGCGGACTGTCCGCCCAATTATATTACAGGTGCTGTTGTTTTTCCTGCATTGTCGAGAAGGGAGTGGTTTGGAAGAAGTATTAGTGACGAGGAGATTGTTGGGTTGGTGTCAAAATTAGGTGCACACGGTGTGTTTCCAGATTCCTTTAAACTTACGCAATTGATTACCAAGTTGTGCTGGAATAAAAAGATAGGTCGTGCTTGGGATGTTTTACATGATGTGATGAAGGCTGGAGGTACTCTGGAAGTCGCTTCCTGCAATGCACTTTTGACGGGGTTGGGAAGGGATGGGGATTTTGAAAGGATGAATACGCTCATGACCGAGATGAAAGAGATGGATATTCAACCAACTGTGGTAACTTTTGGGATCCTTATCAATCGTATGTGCAAGTCTCGGAGGGTCGATGAGGCACTGGAGGCttttgagaaaatgaaaggagtGAGTGATGGGTTGTCTGTTGAATCTAATGTAATCACATATAATACTTTGATTGATGGACTTTGTAAAGTTGGGAGGCAAGAAGAAGGGTTGACTTTGATGGATCAGATGAGATCTGAAAGTAAATGTATGCCAGATACTGTTACCTATAATTGCTTGATTGATGGGTTCTGCAAAGCTGGCAAAATTCAGAGGGCACAAGAGCTCTTTGATCGGATGAACAAGGAAAGAGTATTTCCTAATGTAATCACCCTTAATACTTTGGTTGATGGTATGTGCAGACATGGGAGGGTCAATAGTGCAGTTCAGTTCTTCGATGAAATGCGACGAGCAGGTCTGGAAGGCAATGCAGTGACGTTTTCAACCTTGATGAATGCTTTTTGTAATGTTGACAATATTGATAAAGCAATGGAACTTTTCAATCAAATGTCGAAGGATGGATGCTCCCCAGATGCAATtgtttattatacattaatatctGGTTTGAGCCGTGCTGGAAGGATGGATGATGCCAGCTCTGTCATATCAATGTTGAAAGAAGCTGGATTCTGCCTTAACATTGTGTGCTACAATGTTCTCATTGGTGGGTTCTGTAGGACGAATAAATTGGATAAAGCTTATGAGATGCTCAAAGAAATGGAGCAAGCTGGAGTTAAGTCTAATATTGTCACATATACCACCTTGATTACCTATTTGAGCAAAACGGGAAACTTCGCAACCACCCATGGAGTTATGAGAAAGATGATTAAGCAGGGTCTTGTGCCCACAGTTTTCATTTTTGGAGCACTGATACACGCATACTGCTTAAATGGAAAAATTGAAGAAGCAATGAAGATTTTCAGAGATATGAGCTCTTCGTCAAAGGTTCCTCCCAACAATGTAATATacaatattctaataaattcTCTTTGCAAAAAGAATGAAGTAGAGCTTGCTCTCTCTCTGatggatgaaatgaaagttaaggGGGTAAGGCCTGATGTTATCACATACAATGCTATGTTCAAAGGTCTGCGAGAGAAAAATTTCTTGGAGAAAGCATTTGACCTCATGGACAGAATGGTTGAACAGGCATGTAATCCTGATTACATAACCCTGGAGGTACTTACCGAATGGCTTCCTGCAGTAGGTGAAAcgggaaagttgaaaaaatttattcaaggATACGAAATTTCTGTTTCTGCTGCTTAG